The segment GCATTGAGAAGCTTGACAGTATCTGCTGCAGTTGATCAATATTGGCGAGGCGCTGAAGCATATAGACAAACTAACAGATGCTAAGCTTCTTGAAAATTATCCTGAAATTGACTGGAAGAAGGCAAAGGGGTTGAGGGATATCATAACGCATCACTACTTTGATATTGATGCCGAGACGGTATTTACTGTATGTAAAAACCATGTTCCTGCGATGAAAGAGGTTATCATCAAGATTGTGAATGACCTGAAGAGGTGAGGCTTGCCAGCTTATGAGCTAGCTCGTTTGTTTGCGAATAAACTGACTTACAAAGACCCGAAGGGGTGGCAAAAAGCCAATGAATAATAAAACCTTTAAAAAACTTTATTGAGATGTTGATAAATAGCATGTAGGGCAGTCACTGCCTGCCAATATATCTTTTCAACTTTAGAGAAGCATCTCTGTGTTATAAAAGATTTGTTCATTAAATCAATATTTTTATCTTCTTTATCTGTGTAATCCGTGTAATCTGTGGTTCCTGTCTTTTTGTCTTTGTTGTTTAAAGCGTCTTTTTTTAAAAATAGTCTTGCCTTCTCAGAGATAAAAATGAGAAATCATTTGTGATTTAATCTTGAAGTAATTGATAAGCCTAAAACAGCCTTTACCCAATTGCCTCCACCCAACCAAAAAAGATAATAGTTCAACCAACCGCAAAGTCACAGAGAACGCAAAGATTCGAAGATTGTTGACAATTTTGACTTCGAATCTCTTTTCCCTGCTATTGAAATATTAAGGAATTTCAGTGTTTGTTGTAGGGGTGAAGCATTTGCTGTTCAAAGTGTATAATCTCATGCAGACTGAACAATGGCAAATGCTTCGCCCTTACGTGGAGACATAAACAAAGTCTCCAAAGGCTTAATGTAATGTATAGGAAATTCAAAGTTTTTCATTATGCCGTTGACACATCCCTAACCCCTCTCAAGAGGAGAATTGCAAAGTCTCCTCTTGGGGGAATTATAAAGTCCCCTCCCGGGAGAGGATTTAGGGGTGGGTAAAGAGTTGTTGGGTTTTGTCTTTTAAAACCCAACCTAATTTAATGTATAGGAATTTCAAACTGTTAGTTCCTCCCCCCCTGTCTGCGTGCGGTGACCTGCCTGCCGCGCTGCGGCGCAGGCACGGCGCACAGGCAGGCTCGATGGGGGAGGTTAGGTGGGGGTAAAAGGAACAATCTGTGATCACCCTCCCTTAATCCCTCCCGTCAAGGGAGGGAAAATGTTTTTTAGTCGCCGAAGGTCTAATTGATGGGTAAATATTGGGTAAATATGAGGTAACCCCGAAGGGGTGAGATGATTATAGCCAATACATAACCATAGATTAACAACCCCGAAGGGGTGGCATAAAACAACGATAATTCCGAAGGGATAGTATGAAGAATCTGTATTCTCTGTCACCCCTTCGGGGTTTAACCTATGTTTTGTATCTTTTACTATAATCATAACATCCCTTTGGGATTAAAAAAGTGGCAACTTATCAAATCCCACCCTAACTTGATAGTATAGGAATTTTCATTTTAATGAAGCGGGTTTGCGGGGAGGTGTAGTTATAAGGCTGGTGATGGTAATATGATACGATAGTGTTTGTCCCAGTTCATGATCAGAACACTGTCAGGGTTGAGAACCCTGACAGTGTTAATCTCCATTCGACCCTACGTGTGGCTACAAACAAAGTCACCGAAGGCCTAATTTAATGTTAAGGAATTTCAAACTGTTAGTTCCTCCCCCCTGTCTGCGTGCGGTGAGCTGCCTGCCGCGCTGCGGCGCAGGCACGGCGCACAGACAGGCTTGATGAGGGAGGTTAGGTGGGGGTGAAAGGAACAATCTGTGATCACCCTCCCTTAATCCCTCCCGTCAAGGGAGGGAAAATGTTTTTTAGTCGCCGAAGGTCTAATTGATGGGTAAATATTGGGTAAATATGAGGTAACCCCGAAGGGGTGAGATGATTATAGCCAATACATAACCATAGATTAACAACCCCGAAGGGGTGGCATAAAACAACGATAATTCCGAAGGGATAGTATGAAGAATCTGTATTCTCTGTCACCCCTTCGGGGTTTAACCTATGTTTTGTATCTTTTACTATAATCATAACATCCCTTCGGGATTAAAAAAGTGGCAACTTATCAAATCCCACCCTAACTTAATTTTTCTTTGCGCCTTTTGCATCTTCGCGGTGAACTATTACCAAAAAAGTTTCAAAAACCCATTGACAAACAAACATCCAATATGATACAAACTTCGTTCATATTTGAACCCATAAGAAAAATAAAAACTTCCATACTTGGGAAATCTGAATAATAAAATTTTGAATTTCTGAAGTTGGGTTTATGGATGTTATTCGTAATTTGGTATTTATAATTTGGTATTTAAGAATGTCAGTGGTCAATATAAGAAAACTTCATGAGCACCTTGAGAAACAGCGAAGCCAGAAAAACAACAAAAATCCGGGTATTAAGGGATATCTCAAAAAATCCCCATATATCACAAAGGGAAATAGCATCGAGAAACGAAATCAGTCTTGGCAAGGCAAACTATATCATAAAATCGCTGATAGAAAAAGGACACGTAAAGCTCCACAACTTCAAGGAATCAAAAAACAAGAAGGGGTACATGTACCTGTTAACCCCGAAGGGGATAAAGGCGAAGGCGATATTAACAGCAGACTATCTCAAAAGAAAAATGAAAGAATACGAGAGACTCCGGAGAGAACTGAACGAACTAAAACAAGAACTCAACAAACCAGATTATTAAGTTTGGATATAGTATATAGGAAATTGAGAATTATTTGTAATTTGGAGTTTACCCAAAAGCATCAAATCTTTTATAAAAATCTGTGTAAATCTGTGCAATCTGTGGTTTGTAACCTTAATCTGAGAATCAGGATTTACTCATAAACTCTAAAGGTTAAACATAGTAGTATATTTCCTGGTAAGTTACACAAAAGTGAGACATGTAACCGAGAGGGACGGAGTCCAGACACACCCTGCCAACAACCACACGGTATAAAAAGCAAAATAATTACGTACAAAACCATATTTAATAAAATTTCTTTTAATCGTTTTGCCATTAAAATAAAAGAGGTAAAACGATTAAAAAACTTTATTGAGATGTTGATAAATAGCAAGTAAGGCAGGCACTGCCTGCCAATATATCTTTTCAACTTTAGAGAATCATCTCTACGTTATAAAAGATTTGTTCATTGTAAATGAAGGCCCTGAATGAGAGGGGGAAAAGTGTAAAGGGTTCAAAAATCTTAATCCTCGGACTTTCTTATAAAAAAGACGTGGACGATATGAGAGAATCCCCCTCGCTTAAAATATTTGTAGAACGATACACTAGTAATTACTTATAACTAAACCAACTAGACAAATTCATTCAGAAATGTTATGCTAATTTCAAAATCAAGTATCTTTTCGTAAGAATGTTACTGTTATATTTAAGGAGTTATTAATAAAGAGCAGAACCTTGTCTATTCCAGAGGAATCTGTGATAAGTATGTTAAAGTCATTGCCAGAGAGAGATTTAATAGAAATATTTTGGAAAACCATAGTAGAAAGTGAAGGGTTTCCATTAAGTGATGAAGAAAAAGAAGAGATTCAGAAAGCGAAGATAGAACATGAAAAAGGTGAAACAATAAAATGGGAAGATTTAAAATAGAATTTTCCAAGAATGCTGTGAAGGATTATAAAAAGTCACCTAAAGATTATAAGATTCTATAGACTTTGCTTTATTTAAACTTTCAGATGGATTACCGATAGATATAAAACCAATTATTGGAGAAAAAGACGCTTATAGGATTAGAGTTGGGAAGTATATAGAGTATTATTTACAGTTCATAAAGATACTATAGTAATTACGAAAGTCTCACCTAGAGGAGACGCCTGCAAAAAAAGATAAGCGTACAATTTCAAAACAACATATCCATAGATGAACCCTGAACCTTCTGACTTTATCCGTGGTTAATGTCATTTTGAAATGGAGGAGCCAGGAAATTAAAATCACACATAAAACCGATATTACAGAACTTAGAGGGTATGAGAAAAAAATCTGGGGGGATGACGCACAGGAATATGTAAACAAACTAAGAGAGAAATGGAACTGAAAATTGCTACACTCCTGAAAGAAATCGTTGAAAGTGCCGAACTAAGACTGAAATACAGGATAAAATAAAGGAAGCTAATGGCAGAACTCAATTTCACTATAAAGATAGTGTAGGGGGGTAAAAAATTATGAGTTATAGAAATCCAGAAGGAATTCAGCATACCATTAAGACTGTTATTAGAAAGGGAGAAGAACACTATGTTACCGAGTGTTTAGAGATTGCCGTTGTTACTCAAGGGAAGACCCTGGACGAAACAATCGCTAATCTCAAAGAGGCAGTAGCTCTTCATTTAGAAGGTGAGGAATTGTCTGAATTTGGTTTGGCTCCTAATCCAACCTTGCTGATAACCATGGAATTGGAACCTGTTGTAAATGTCTCCTAAACTAAAAAGACTTTCTGGGAGAGATGTTACTTCTATCTTAGGCAAATTTGGGTTTTTCATTCATTCGCAAAGAGGGCAAGATGGTTAGCCAAATGATATTTAAAATTCCAAAAACCATGTTCGTATAAAGAACATAATTTAATAAGAGAGGTCTAAAAGAAAAGCTGGAGCAATAAAAGAAGCAGTAAAAACATCAAAGAACATGGAAAAAATAGAAAAATTACTCTAACAAGAAAAACTCCTAACTCTAAAAAATCTGCGTTTATCAGCGTAAATCAGCGTCCTAAAGTCTTTATTATTTTCTTCGTACTTACTATCTATCAACTTCTTGTTTTTATGGTTGTTTTTCAAAATACATAACCGTAAGACATTAATTAGACAAGGCTTACATAAAGTTTAGAACATTGAGTTTTTTGTCATTTGAAATTGTTTCAAAATCCGAAATCCGAAATCCGAATTTGGTTGCGGCCAAAGGCCGCGCCAGGCCCTTCATGGTTAACCTTTTTGGTTGTGGCTTTGCCACGCTATCGGGCCTTTTTGAAAATGAAGCAGACATTTACAAAATTTCAGATCTGAAGGTTAGATAATGAAGGAAGAAAAGTATGAAGATAATGGTTGTTGTGGAAAAAGGTCATGATGGTTATTTTGTTGCATATTGTCCAGCGTTAAAAAGTTGTTGGTCACAAGGAAAAACAAAAGAGGAAGCATTAAAAAACATACAGGAAGCGATTGAGCTGTATTTAGAGCCAGACGAAACACTTCAGGGAAACAATCATAGGGAAGTATATGAACTAGTGTTATGAAATTTCCACTACTTTCCGGAAAGCAAGTACTAGCTGCTTTAAACCGTCTGGGTTTTATAGAAATTCATAGAAAGGGCAGTCATGTTAAAATGAAACATCCCGATGGAAGGAAAATTGTTTTTCCTTATCATGCCGAAGTTGATCGTTATACATTAAAGGGAGCTTTAAATGATGCTGAGATTAACGTGAAAGAGTTTTTAGAAAATGTATACTAGCTTGATTTCAAACTATATACAGCGACATTAATCAGATACGAATATGTCATTCCCGCCCCCGCTTTCGCGAGGATAAACTCCAGCGGGAATCCAGAAAATGCTGGATTCCGGGTCAAGCCCCGGAATGACAAACAGTTGTAGACTTATGTCGTTCTATGATAGATAAAGCTTACATAAAGTTTATAGCATTGAGTTTTTTGTCATTTGAAATTGTTTCGAAATCCGAAATCCGCAATCCGCAATCCGAAATTTGAGAAAGCCTATAAAAACAGCGTTTGTCTGCGTCCATCCGCGCCCCATTTTTTTCTTCTCTTCAGGGAGGTATTGAAGTGAAAATAAAAGATCAAGCTATAAAAGAATTAGAATCCTTAGTACCTTCTGAGTTGATGAAGGTATATGAAATAATAATTTCTTTAAAGCCGGTATCCAGGAAACATAAGGTTAAAAAAGGTGAGCCTGCCATAAAAGTTAGAAATGCATTAAGGCAATGTAAAGGTTCATTAAGTGAAGATATATGGTTGTTAAGAGAAGACAGGATATGAATCTATTTTTCGATACATCGGCACTTGTGAAGTATTTCCATGAAGAGGAGGGTACAGAATTAGTCACGAGACTGATAAATTCTGAAGAAAATGAGGTTTGGGTATTGGATCTATTTCGATTGGAATTCATTAGCGCTCTTTATAGAAGATTTAGAAATAAAGAAATAAATGAAATGGTATTAAGTGAAGCAATTATAGGTTTTGAGGAAACAATTACTTGTTTCAACATTGAACCGATGGGACGAACAATCATACAAGAAGCGGAAGTCCTGGTAAAAGAATATTGTAAGTACCCCTTATAATGGTGAGAGTTATTTATTTTTTTTCTTCGTGACCTTCGTACTACTATCCATCAACTTCTTGTTTTTTTATGCTTGTTTTTCAAAGTACATAACCGTAAGATATTAATTAGATAAGGCTTACGTATAGTTTGGAGCTTTGAGTTTTTGTCATTTGAAATTATTTCGAATTTCGAAATTCAAATTTCGAATTTGGTTGCGGCCACAGAGGGGGGCTTCCATGCTTTTATCTTTCAACTTGTATGCTTCTACGCTTCCCGCTTGGGGCTTCCAGCTTTTATCTTTCAGCTTGTATGCTTCAATGCTTCCCGCTTATATATTCTACCCAAGACAACCATTTACAATAACCTGATAATCCAATGCTAACAAACAAAACAATTTTAATCACAGGTGGAACCGGCTCCTTCGGGAAACAATTTACCGAAACGGTATTAAAGAATTATGAACCGAAAAAGATCATCATATATAGCCGTGATGAGTTGAAACAATTTGAGATGCAGCACTCGGAACTATTTAGTAATTATATTAAAAAACTACGATTCTTTATCGGTGATGTCAGAGATTTTAACAGATTAAAACTTGCAATGGAGAACGTGGATATTGTAATTCACGCTGCTGCGTTGAAGCAGGTGCCTACGGCTGAATATAATCCGTTTGAGGCGGTAAAAACCAATGTGTTAGGTGGACAAAATGTAATTGATGCATGTTTGCAAACAAGGGTTGAGAAGGTAATAGCACTGAGTACCGATAAGGCGGCTGCCCCTATTAACTTGTATGGTGCAACAAAGTTAACGTCCGATAAATTATTCGTTGCAGCGAATAATTATAAAGGCGGCCGGAATATTAAATTTTCCGTAGTCAGATATGGTAATGTAATGGGTAGCCGCGGTTCGGTAATACCTTTTTTCCTTCAAAAAAGGAATAATGGAGAATTGCCAATAACAGATGAAAAAATGACCCGCTTTAATATTACGATACAATATGGTGTGGATTTCATTTTAAAGTGTCTGGAGATCATGTGGGGCGGAGAATTATTCGTGCCAAAGATACCTTCTTATAGAATTACAGACATTGCAAAGGCTATATCACCGAGTGCAAGACTGAAAATAGTTGGTATACGTCCGGGAGAAAAGCTTCATGAGGAAATGATAACACCAACCGATGC is part of the Candidatus Jettenia sp. AMX2 genome and harbors:
- a CDS encoding type II toxin-antitoxin system HicB family antitoxin; the encoded protein is MKIMVVVEKGHDGYFVAYCPALKSCWSQGKTKEEALKNIQEAIELYLEPDETLQGNNHREVYELVL
- a CDS encoding type II toxin-antitoxin system HicA family toxin, coding for MKFPLLSGKQVLAALNRLGFIEIHRKGSHVKMKHPDGRKIVFPYHAEVDRYTLKGALNDAEINVKEFLENVY
- a CDS encoding UDP binding domain-containing protein — protein: MKALNERGKSVKGSKILILGLSYKKDVDDMRESPSLKIFVERYTSNYL
- a CDS encoding type II toxin-antitoxin system HicB family antitoxin; this translates as MSYRNPEGIQHTIKTVIRKGEEHYVTECLEIAVVTQGKTLDETIANLKEAVALHLEGEELSEFGLAPNPTLLITMELEPVVNVS
- a CDS encoding MarR family EPS-associated transcriptional regulator, translated to MSTLRNSEARKTTKIRVLRDISKNPHISQREIASRNEISLGKANYIIKSLIEKGHVKLHNFKESKNKKGYMYLLTPKGIKAKAILTADYLKRKMKEYERLRRELNELKQELNKPDY
- a CDS encoding type II toxin-antitoxin system VapC family toxin; amino-acid sequence: MVVKRRQDMNLFFDTSALVKYFHEEEGTELVTRLINSEENEVWVLDLFRLEFISALYRRFRNKEINEMVLSEAIIGFEETITCFNIEPMGRTIIQEAEVLVKEYCKYPL
- a CDS encoding DUF86 domain-containing protein yields the protein MINIGEALKHIDKLTDAKLLENYPEIDWKKAKGLRDIITHHYFDIDAETVFTVCKNHVPAMKEVIIKIVNDLKR
- the pseB gene encoding UDP-N-acetylglucosamine 4,6-dehydratase (inverting), whose amino-acid sequence is MLTNKTILITGGTGSFGKQFTETVLKNYEPKKIIIYSRDELKQFEMQHSELFSNYIKKLRFFIGDVRDFNRLKLAMENVDIVIHAAALKQVPTAEYNPFEAVKTNVLGGQNVIDACLQTRVEKVIALSTDKAAAPINLYGATKLTSDKLFVAANNYKGGRNIKFSVVRYGNVMGSRGSVIPFFLQKRNNGELPITDEKMTRFNITIQYGVDFILKCLEIMWGGELFVPKIPSYRITDIAKAISPSARLKIVGIRPGEKLHEEMITPTDAINTVEYKDYFVILPSARLWDFEEFRIKSNGREGNYCKLGFSYNSGTNDIFLTVEELRALIIKHVDGAREILV